A window of the Brachybacterium sacelli genome harbors these coding sequences:
- a CDS encoding IS481 family transposase produces the protein MSHRNAALTPRHRLRVARLVIEEGWPISEVAARFQVSWPTVKRWVDRYLAGEPMQDRSSRPKSSPNKTSKKTTKRCVSLRMRLREGPVQLAARLGIAPATVHRILTTARMNRLSYVDRATGEPIRRYEHDHPGSLVHVDVKKLGNIPDGGGWRYVGRRQGSRNRAVTPGKPKNKWRNPKLGYAFVHTIIDDHSRVAYTEVHNDESAVTAVGVLHRAVEWFADRGVAIERILSDNGGAYRSHLWRDTCEALSITPKRTRPYRPQTNGKVERFHRTMADGWAYARCYTSENERRDALPDWLHEYNQHRPHTACGGQPPFSRLINVPGQYT, from the coding sequence TTGAGTCATCGCAATGCCGCGCTGACCCCACGTCATCGTCTACGAGTCGCACGCCTCGTCATCGAGGAAGGATGGCCGATCAGCGAAGTCGCTGCCCGCTTCCAGGTGTCGTGGCCAACCGTGAAGCGGTGGGTCGACCGCTACCTTGCTGGCGAGCCGATGCAGGACCGGTCGTCACGGCCGAAGTCTTCGCCGAACAAGACGAGCAAGAAGACGACAAAACGGTGCGTGAGCCTACGAATGCGCCTGAGGGAAGGGCCTGTTCAGCTCGCAGCCCGACTCGGCATCGCCCCGGCCACGGTCCACCGCATCCTCACGACCGCGCGCATGAATCGACTTTCCTACGTCGACCGTGCCACCGGCGAGCCGATCCGCCGATACGAACACGACCACCCTGGCTCGCTCGTGCACGTGGACGTCAAGAAGCTCGGGAACATCCCCGACGGTGGAGGCTGGCGATACGTCGGGCGACGTCAAGGATCGAGGAATCGTGCCGTCACTCCCGGCAAGCCGAAGAACAAGTGGCGCAACCCCAAGCTCGGGTATGCGTTCGTGCACACCATCATCGATGACCACTCGCGCGTCGCCTACACCGAGGTTCACAACGACGAATCCGCTGTCACCGCCGTCGGAGTCCTGCATCGAGCGGTCGAGTGGTTCGCCGACCGAGGGGTCGCTATTGAGCGCATCTTGTCCGATAACGGTGGTGCGTACCGTTCTCACCTGTGGCGAGACACGTGCGAGGCTCTATCGATCACTCCGAAGCGAACGCGGCCATACCGCCCACAGACCAACGGCAAGGTCGAGCGATTCCACCGCACCATGGCCGACGGCTGGGCGTATGCGCGCTGCTACACGAGCGAGAACGAACGCCGCGATGCCCTCCCCGACTGGCTCCACGAGTACAACCAGCACCGACCACACACCGCCTGCGGAGGCCAGCCGCCCTTCTCACGATTGATCAACGTCCCCGGTCAGTACACCTAG
- a CDS encoding TfoX/Sxy family protein, with product MTAQKDLVERVRDALRARNPREVSMFGGVSFMVEDRMVVAARREGTLLLRIDPTDAEDLLARPGAHPALMGADRPMGDGWISVEQAALQGPGLESWLEPALTFHAAQGAE from the coding sequence ATGACAGCACAGAAGGACCTGGTCGAGCGAGTTCGTGACGCGCTAAGAGCTCGCAACCCTCGTGAGGTGTCGATGTTCGGGGGAGTGTCGTTCATGGTCGAGGACCGGATGGTCGTCGCCGCCCGTCGGGAAGGGACACTCCTGCTACGCATCGACCCCACTGACGCGGAAGACCTACTCGCCCGCCCTGGTGCTCACCCTGCGCTCATGGGCGCAGACCGCCCCATGGGCGACGGCTGGATCAGCGTCGAGCAGGCCGCACTCCAGGGACCTGGGCTCGAGTCCTGGCTCGAGCCAGCACTCACCTTCCATGCAGCGCAAGGCGCCGAGTAG